Within the Camelus dromedarius isolate mCamDro1 chromosome 9, mCamDro1.pat, whole genome shotgun sequence genome, the region CTCAGAAGATTTCCCGGGTGAGGAGAATATGGTTTGCTACACAAAGGACATTTCCctccgctttttttttttttaatgtagggtTAATAAAATACCAGTATTAAACTGTGCTGCAGTGTGCTGTTTTAAACCAAAATGTTAGAAATTTGCTTTAAAgttctctttgatttttctggTGTATGTGGGAAAATGCTTCCTCTACCAAATTTGAACGAATTCTTTTCAAAAAGGCCCTAATGTTTTCCAAAGATTAAGACTAATGTCTTACATTTAGAGAGTGTTTATGGTTACTAAAGCACTCCCAGGTATGTTACCTTATTTACCCTTCACACTGACCTTGTCAGGCAGCCAGGGCAGATATTACCTTCCCATATTACATGGGAAGAAATGTAAAGtccaagaaatgaaagaaaaggggtggggaggagttggCTAATGTCACAAAGCCATGCCTGGAACCCAAGTCTTAGCATTTCTTCCTACTAGAGCATACTGCGTTTTTGTTTCTGGTAACCCCAAATGAGGGATAGTCACATTTGCATTTGTATCAGTAACAGTGTTGCATACTTCTTTATAGGTCCAGTTATCTTTGACTGTCATATATGGACTCCCAAAAATCTCCGAAGGAAACGATCCTCATTACTGGAGGAGTTGGCTATTTTGGTTTCCGGTCAGTGCATCTATAAAATATGTCCATGGAATTGTTTTAGTGGTGGTTGCTGGGAAAAGTATAGCTTTCAACTCTGACATTAGTGCAGGGTAGACTTTTACTTGTTTGTATGTTGTTAGACCACGAAGGGACTATATTGCCCACAGCTCAGATACCGAAATTAAGAATTACAGATATATTCCCCtttaagaaaaattctttataaaaaccATTAAATTGGGGAAGGGAGATACTCGCATCaccaaaaacaatttaaaataatggcTGTTGTTCCACAATTATGTTATCCTTCATAAATATTCCAAAGAATGGTTGATGGGCCCGAGAACAGGGGTGGAAAAAAGGTAACATGTAGACACCACTGTCTTTGAAGATTAAATTATAATATCTCTCTTATTATAATTTAAGTAGATGTGAGGATTCTCACTTTTGAATATTTGCATAAGTAAGACTTGTACCAATGAACATGTAAAGGGAGGAACTCAGGATAAGCCAAGAagatttggaaaattattttacatgcttTCCTAGGCATAGCTTAATagtgatttgatttttcttttactctttcttaTTTCAGCCTAGGCTGTGCCATGAACCAGAACGGAATCCGTGTGCTTCTGTTTGACATCAGAAGCCCTGCTCAAACCATTCCAGAAGGAATCCAGTTTATACGCGGAGACATTCGCCACCTCTCTGACGTAGAGAAAGCCTTCCAGGATGTGGATGTCTCGTGTGTGTTCCACACTGCCTCTTACGGTATGTCAGGGCGGGAGCAACTGAATCGAAACCTGATCGAAGAAGTCAATGTGAGGGGCACAGACAACGTCCTCCAGGCTTGCCGGAAGAGAGGGGTGCCACGGCTTGTTTACACCAGCACTTGCAATGTCATCTTCGGAGGTCAAGTTATCAGAAATGGAGATGAATCTCTGCCTTATCTGCCTCTTCACCTCTATCCTGATCACTACTCTCGGACCAAGGCTGTTGCAGAGAGGAAGGTGCTGGAGGCCAATGGCTCAGCCCTGGAGAGGAGTGACGGGGTGCTGAGAACCTGTGCTCTGAGACCAGCTGGCATCTATGGGCCTGGGGAACAAAGGCACCTCCCCAGGATCGTGAACTACATTGAGAAGGGCCTGTTCAAGTTTGTGTTTGGAGACCCCAAGAATCTGGTTGAATTTGTCCATGTTGATAACCTGGTGCAGGCTCACATTCTGGCTTCAGAGGCCTTGAAAGCTGACAAGGGCCACATTGCCTCTGGGCAGCCCTACTTCATCTCAGATGGCAGACCTGTGAACAACTTTGAGTTCTTCCGGCCTTTGGTTGAGGGCCTGGGCTACACATTCCCATCCATCCGCCTGCCCGTGACCCTCATCTACTGCTTTGCTTTCCTAACCGAGATGGCCCACTTTGTTCTTCGTCGACTCTACAACTTCCAGCCCTTCCTCACCTGCACTGAAGTTTACAAAACCGGTGTCACACATTACTTCAGCCTAGAGAAAGCCAAGAAGGAGCTCGGCTATGAGGCTCAGGCCTTTGACTTTCAGGAGGTAGTGGAATGGTTTAAAGCCCACGGTCATGGCAGAAATCCTAGAAGCCGTGACTCGGAGGGCCTTGTTTGGGACGGGCTGTTGGTCTTACTCTTGGTGACAGTGGTCTTCATGTGGCTTTACCCTGTGATTCTTTCACTGTGAAGGAAGAGCTAGAAAGCTAAAAACCAGGAGCTGATCACACTTGATGAGGTGGTTTTTCAAGAAATGCTGGTTTtcatagatagataggtagataagtaggtaggtaggtagataataGCTACCTGGTGCCAAATTTGGGTTCCTCAACTTGCTACTTAGGAATAGATTCTTGGATTAAGTCTTTATTTCTTACCTCCTTGCACACATCTGGAAGGGAGACAATAGAagcaaaaatgaatttgagaTTTCGTTCCTTGGGTCCTCCTTCTTTAGATGTGTACAGTGGAAGCCATTTTGAAGCCATAGAGCTGAACTTCCTTAGATGGGAAATGTTTTACTTGAATTTCTCAGAagccaaaaattatttatttccgTTCCATACACTCTGCCAAAACATACACTGAAACGAGAATGGCAAAATGCTAACAGACTTGAGGCTGTGTGGAAAAACACCAAATCGGGTTTGATCCCTACAGCCTAGCCCTCTGAGAAGATGATGACGGTTGCAGGGGAGGCCTTTGCTATTGACAGCATACATTTTGGGCCTTTGTGATAGACGGGTATTATGCCTATGTGACCTCATGCTAATGTGTGCCATTGAAACAAACAGGCCTTTACCTTACCTCACAGGAttcttttgaggattaaattaggGAAGGCATATCAAGTGCCACTCAACACACATAAGCacacatatttttattcatattgttAGTCTACATTCCTTATAAGGGTTTTCTTCCTCGAGGTGTTCTGCTTAGATGGTGCTATTGCTACTGACCTTTCTGGAATGCCTTTGTGGTGTACCCTTGGAGTCTGTAACAAGTGTGTTTAAATAGATGCAGTGTTTGTAAAGTTTTGGTCTCTGAGGATAGATTGAAGTGTAGGAAACAGCTAAAAATCAGAGGATTAATGAGGATACTGAAACTAATGATgccatttgtaattaaaaaatagagagCATCGCTCTCAACTAATAGACTGGTTTTCTTACTGGGAGGAATTTCGGTTCTCTGAAGGCCACTTCCAATGAGGAATGTTCTGAACAATGGCGGCATTGTCTAGCCACCCAGTGGGACTGCTGTGACACATGTTCTGCTGCACCATTGCATAGGAACCGAAGTGGAAGGAAGACAGAGAGTCTTGACCCATTCCATGATTACAGCTACCAGAAGGACAGTGTTCAAACATCATAAAAAGGATGGATTGCTGTGGAAGGTAATGTTAGAGTCATTCTGAGAGGAAGAGTATACAAGATGAACAGTCCCTGGTGCATGTTGCCTGGGTGTTTTGGGAAAAGTGCTCAACTTGACCCCAGAAGACCTGTGACTATGAATATCTTGTGTGGCCTTAACCAAGAGACTGAAGCTTCCATATGCCTCAGTCACCTCATTTGGGAAACAAGAATGACTATATCTGCCTCTTCTATAAACCCACCTACCCACCTCACAGATAAAACGAGACATATTAAAAGTACTAATAATATATAAACTACAGCATAAATATGAGATGGtggtagtgattttttttgtgAAATATGTGTAGAGTCTTCTATATCATGAGCTGGTTTTGCTTTTTAGTCTGGGATGAACATGAATGAGTACCTACAGCATATCTAACATACCAGGTGCTGAAGGGCAAGTTTCTCTGTCCTTTACAGACTTACAGTCCAGTAAGGACCTGGTGTACTCACTCCAGAAGGTGACTGAGGGAACAggtaaaaacaggaaaattgagCGATCACAcacttaaaaaacatgtttttaatgaaGTCCTTCAAAAGAATGATAGATACATCTCAGTTTACTTAAACCAAGTGTACTGAGCAGAGTGGGgttttgcttggttttttgtttttctttccatagtCAGGATTGACATATAGACTTTCTTGTCATCCAGATGAGACATTTGGCCATTCCACAATGTTTGACACAGTTGTCCGTGCTCTCCTTGAAACATAGTTCATTTACTCTTCATGAACTCACTCTTCTGGCCTCTCTCCTTGTATTAATTATTTACTGCTACATAGCAAATTACCCCAAGACATCCCATCTTGAAACAACAGACATTCCCTCCTTTTCTATGGGGCAGGTGTTTGGATGTGGCCTACCTCACTAAGCTCTTGCTTAGGGTCCCATGGAGCTTATGTCATGACATCAGCTGGCACTCCTGTCATCTGAAAGTTTGAAGCTGGAGGATCCACTTCCAGGATAGTTCATCCAGGTGAGTATTGGCAGGAGACCTCAGGTCCTCACCATGTGAGCATCTCTGTAGGACTGCTTGAATGTCCTCATGTTGTGGCAACTGGCTTCCCACAGCACAGGCAGTTCAAGTGGAGCAAGGTGGAAGCAGCAGTGTCTTTCATGACTTACCCTCGGAAGTCTCATGCTGCACCCCACACTATACTGTTTACACAGGTCAGTCCTTTTCagtcgggggtgggggagctaCCCAAAGGTGTGAACACCAGAAGGAGGGGGAACACTGCAGGCCATCTTGGCAGCTGGGCTCTCGGCTCCACTCTTTGACTCATCCTTCGTTCTCCACGAAAGGTAGCCCCTATTTACAGCCACATAGTTTTCTCAACCTGCTTCCACTCAGTAGAATTTTGGGGATCCAAAGACCTCCTTACCTTTTGTTCCATATCTCTTTCAGTCCAAGCTGGTAGTGTTACTGCAAATAGAATTATTTTGAACACTTTTTGTGTCTCCTATGAGTCTTACTGCAGTTCACTCCATTAAGCAAGACCCACACCCACAAATTTCTTGGAAATACATTCTCCACCTTGGGTATCTGCTCAGACTGCTGAGGGACATGGCCTTTAAGTTTCTTAGAAATCTTATTGTTTGAATAGCCCTCTAAG harbors:
- the SDR42E1 gene encoding short-chain dehydrogenase/reductase family 42E member 1, which gives rise to MDSQKSPKETILITGGVGYFGFRLGCAMNQNGIRVLLFDIRSPAQTIPEGIQFIRGDIRHLSDVEKAFQDVDVSCVFHTASYGMSGREQLNRNLIEEVNVRGTDNVLQACRKRGVPRLVYTSTCNVIFGGQVIRNGDESLPYLPLHLYPDHYSRTKAVAERKVLEANGSALERSDGVLRTCALRPAGIYGPGEQRHLPRIVNYIEKGLFKFVFGDPKNLVEFVHVDNLVQAHILASEALKADKGHIASGQPYFISDGRPVNNFEFFRPLVEGLGYTFPSIRLPVTLIYCFAFLTEMAHFVLRRLYNFQPFLTCTEVYKTGVTHYFSLEKAKKELGYEAQAFDFQEVVEWFKAHGHGRNPRSRDSEGLVWDGLLVLLLVTVVFMWLYPVILSL